The Panicum virgatum strain AP13 chromosome 5K, P.virgatum_v5, whole genome shotgun sequence genome has a window encoding:
- the LOC120707353 gene encoding transcriptional corepressor LEUNIG-like isoform X2 — MRPCIDSSEVFGFGEIAKASASGSKVICCDISSDGKLLATGGHDKKAVLWSTEPLEPKSSLEEHSMLITDVRFSPSMPRRLATSSFDRTLRVWDADDAEYSLRTFTGHQASIMSLDFHPNKQDVICSCDSAGQGVAFQLRFQPRRGKYLATASEKAVFILDGETQIARRSPLQGHSKDIQSLCCSPGDYLASVSEDSVRIWSFTSGHDGEFVHELNCSGNNFYSCVFHPACPSLLVIGCYKSLELWDLRGNKSITLNNAHDGLVAALAASSETVHVASVSHDKIVKLWK; from the exons ATGAGGCCCTGCATTGATTCCAGCGAAG TGTTTGGCTTTGGTGAGATTGCAAAAGCAAGTGCCAGTGGAAGCAAAGTTATTTGTTGCGACATCTCGTCTGATGGCAAACTGCTTGCTACCGGTGGCCATGATAAAAAG GCTGTCTTGTGGAGTACCGAGCCCCTAGAGCCTAAATCCTCGCTAGAAGAGCACTCGATGCTGATCACTGACGTTAGATTTAGTCCAAGCATGCCACGACGCCTTGCTACATCCTCCTTTGACAGAACGCTGCGGGTTTGGGATGCTGATGAT GCGGAGTATTCACTGCGTACTTTCACAGGACATCAAGCATCCATTATGTCACTTGATTTCCATCCTAACAAACAAGATGTGATATGCTCCTGTGATAGCGCCGGGCAA GGCGTTGCTTTTCAACTGAGATTTCAACCTCGAAGGGGAAAATATCTAGCAACAGCCTCAGAGAAGGCTGTCTTCATACTTGATGGGGAAACACAAATTGCCCGTAGAAGCCCTTTACAG GGGCACTCTAAGGATATTCAGTCACTTTGCTGTTCTCCTGGTGACTATCTGGCTTCTGTCAGTGAAGACTCGGTCAGGATATGGTCGTTTACTTCTGGGCATGATGGTGAATTTGTGCACGAGTTAAACTGCAGCGGGAACAACTTCTACTCTTGTGTTTTCCACCCAGCCTGTCCATCATTGCTAGTAATTGGTTGCTACAAG TCTCTGGAACTCTGGGACCTAAGGGGAAATAAATCAATTACGCTCAACAATGCGCATGATGGTTTAGTTGCAGCCCTAGCAGCGTCCAGCGAGACAGTGCACGTTGCCTCAGTAAGTCACGATAAGATTGTTAAGCTATGGAAATGA
- the LOC120707353 gene encoding transcriptional corepressor LEUNIG-like isoform X1: MRPCIDSSEVFGFGEIAKASASGSKVICCDISSDGKLLATGGHDKKAVLWSTEPLEPKSSLEEHSMLITDVRFSPSMPRRLATSSFDRTLRVWDADDAEYSLRTFTGHQASIMSLDFHPNKQDVICSCDSAGQVRSWSTIYSNCLNCVKVSRGVAFQLRFQPRRGKYLATASEKAVFILDGETQIARRSPLQGHSKDIQSLCCSPGDYLASVSEDSVRIWSFTSGHDGEFVHELNCSGNNFYSCVFHPACPSLLVIGCYKSLELWDLRGNKSITLNNAHDGLVAALAASSETVHVASVSHDKIVKLWK; this comes from the exons ATGAGGCCCTGCATTGATTCCAGCGAAG TGTTTGGCTTTGGTGAGATTGCAAAAGCAAGTGCCAGTGGAAGCAAAGTTATTTGTTGCGACATCTCGTCTGATGGCAAACTGCTTGCTACCGGTGGCCATGATAAAAAG GCTGTCTTGTGGAGTACCGAGCCCCTAGAGCCTAAATCCTCGCTAGAAGAGCACTCGATGCTGATCACTGACGTTAGATTTAGTCCAAGCATGCCACGACGCCTTGCTACATCCTCCTTTGACAGAACGCTGCGGGTTTGGGATGCTGATGAT GCGGAGTATTCACTGCGTACTTTCACAGGACATCAAGCATCCATTATGTCACTTGATTTCCATCCTAACAAACAAGATGTGATATGCTCCTGTGATAGCGCCGGGCAAGTGCGTAGCTGGAGCACAATTTATTCTAACTGTCTGAACTGTGTTAAGGTGTCCAGG GGCGTTGCTTTTCAACTGAGATTTCAACCTCGAAGGGGAAAATATCTAGCAACAGCCTCAGAGAAGGCTGTCTTCATACTTGATGGGGAAACACAAATTGCCCGTAGAAGCCCTTTACAG GGGCACTCTAAGGATATTCAGTCACTTTGCTGTTCTCCTGGTGACTATCTGGCTTCTGTCAGTGAAGACTCGGTCAGGATATGGTCGTTTACTTCTGGGCATGATGGTGAATTTGTGCACGAGTTAAACTGCAGCGGGAACAACTTCTACTCTTGTGTTTTCCACCCAGCCTGTCCATCATTGCTAGTAATTGGTTGCTACAAG TCTCTGGAACTCTGGGACCTAAGGGGAAATAAATCAATTACGCTCAACAATGCGCATGATGGTTTAGTTGCAGCCCTAGCAGCGTCCAGCGAGACAGTGCACGTTGCCTCAGTAAGTCACGATAAGATTGTTAAGCTATGGAAATGA